The proteins below come from a single bacterium genomic window:
- a CDS encoding DUF3987 domain-containing protein translates to MNLQINEIQASDIVKNKASLLENTYVSSDWPILAPEALYGLAGEIVRSIDPFTEADPVAVLVNILTAFGNLIGAGPHFKVECHKHSPRLFIALVGETSKGRKGTSWSTPKYLMTQLDPSWPERITSGLSSGEGLIYHVRDPRVEKRPIKKNNIITGYQDEIVDQGVTDKRLLIVEEELASVLKMMRREGNILSGIMREGWDTGDLHPLTKNNPIKATGAHISIIGHITSQELLRYLQETEMANGFANRFIWFSIRRSKIISNPKGTPPDILTSLTHRTLQAFERARHITYMERTPEAETLWEQVYPKLSEGKPGIVGAILGRAEAQVMRIACLYALFEGRAEIAPAHLKAALALWDYSEASVNRIFGNKTGDVTADRIMEALIKGPMTETEIYNLFNKHKASHERERALKYLEQQGKIRKRMEDTGGCPKTIWARV, encoded by the coding sequence ATGAATTTGCAAATTAACGAAATCCAAGCTTCTGATATTGTGAAAAATAAGGCTTCTTTGTTAGAAAACACATATGTCAGTTCAGATTGGCCAATATTGGCCCCGGAAGCTTTATATGGCTTAGCTGGTGAAATAGTTCGGTCTATTGACCCGTTTACCGAAGCAGACCCAGTAGCTGTTTTAGTTAACATTCTTACGGCTTTTGGTAATCTGATAGGAGCTGGTCCTCATTTTAAAGTAGAATGCCACAAACATTCACCTCGCTTATTTATAGCCCTCGTTGGGGAAACATCTAAAGGTCGCAAGGGAACTAGCTGGTCTACTCCTAAATATTTAATGACACAACTTGATCCTAGTTGGCCTGAGCGTATTACATCCGGCCTTTCATCAGGCGAAGGCTTAATTTATCATGTGCGTGATCCGCGAGTCGAAAAAAGACCAATTAAAAAAAATAATATAATCACTGGTTATCAGGACGAAATCGTTGATCAAGGCGTAACTGATAAGCGGCTTCTGATTGTAGAAGAAGAGTTAGCATCAGTTTTAAAAATGATGCGCAGGGAAGGAAATATATTAAGCGGTATAATGAGAGAAGGATGGGACACTGGCGATCTTCATCCTTTAACTAAAAATAATCCAATTAAAGCCACAGGAGCTCATATTTCAATAATTGGGCATATTACCAGCCAGGAACTATTGAGGTATTTGCAAGAAACTGAAATGGCTAACGGTTTTGCAAACAGGTTTATTTGGTTTTCAATTCGACGCTCTAAAATAATTTCGAATCCCAAGGGCACTCCACCCGATATTCTTACTTCTCTTACTCACCGTACCTTACAAGCATTCGAAAGAGCTCGTCACATTACATATATGGAAAGAACTCCAGAAGCAGAAACCTTATGGGAGCAAGTTTATCCTAAATTAAGTGAAGGAAAGCCTGGTATAGTGGGAGCAATTCTAGGTAGAGCTGAGGCACAAGTCATGCGTATTGCATGTTTATATGCATTATTTGAGGGCAGGGCTGAGATTGCACCAGCTCATCTTAAAGCCGCTTTAGCTCTTTGGGACTATTCAGAAGCTTCGGTGAACCGGATTTTTGGAAATAAAACAGGAGATGTTACTGCTGACCGTATAATGGAAGCCTTAATTAAGGGGCCAATGACAGAGACAGAAATTTACAATCTGTTTAACAAACATAAAGCATCTCATGAAAGAGAGCGCGCTCTCAAATATTTGGAACAACAGGGAAAAATAAGAAAGCGCATGGAAGATACAGGAGGCTGTCCAAAAACCATCTGGGCACGCGTATAA
- a CDS encoding AlpA family transcriptional regulator, with product MTINKEPQQLLRLPAVCRLTGLSKSSIYSYIAMGTFPQPIKIGLRSTAWISDEVCKWIDARIQFSRNHTYEAKVENECGK from the coding sequence ATGACAATCAATAAAGAACCACAACAATTATTACGTCTCCCAGCTGTCTGCCGTTTAACGGGGCTAAGCAAATCCAGTATTTATTCTTATATAGCTATGGGTACTTTTCCCCAGCCTATAAAAATTGGCCTACGCTCAACAGCTTGGATTTCAGACGAAGTTTGCAAGTGGATTGATGCTCGCATTCAATTCTCTAGAAATCATACGTATGAGGCCAAGGTGGAGAACGAATGCGGGAAATAA